In the Chroicocephalus ridibundus chromosome 15, bChrRid1.1, whole genome shotgun sequence genome, one interval contains:
- the MAMDC4 gene encoding apical endosomal glycoprotein produces the protein MAPTPRQRCQLLLSDWQHGWLSRKKWPFSSPSWFVPPDHASWPHPGQSSTRHLSPVGKEGLEKRGSVGKSSRRSPGDAQLPARVMLAAVPGGRTTGDPSQPGKPPRHKPTVGAGRPITAGLKSNTGQIPALGSLCDLPTGPVPLWAPFYPRRGPEAQMAGQAVFALLLLLLAGTILPSWSTVVNSCSSAAERLCDFVCDCSDCSDENQCGYLRGSAVLGTPFTCDFEEGGCGWQDVSTSTYRWVRGRASLAAWDVGPHSDHTVGTDLGWFMVTVSPPAKTAATAWLRSPVMREAAATCEIRAWYHLSGSGLNQTEQPVLRLAMAYRDEVVGLWQSPGRGGEGWHQLVAYPGRIAGQFQLIFSLTQPPGCGAQLALDDVIFRNCGLEEPGQQVCGAEEKRCNRGSCLAQHRFCDNTDDCGDGSDEEPMQCQNFSHCSFEDGLCSWKAEDGQTKWERNTSLSLGTGYSVPPRDHSRNSRAGFFLHVSDTSAAGASGTAQLSSPIFQATNSCSLVLYCYLHGSATSSLSISYVTNSTTKHLVRERMGDLGSSWVRERVDFKVTESFKVLIEGVASSAGTVAIDDLILSPGCKPMQAQGGSPSDNTSTTLPSQTRAAPCTAEEVACDSGDCISAELACDFAETCADGSDEKRCGATTFEAGAGGWHDVSVGRLRWGVQEATEAANTVLTGAFLALQAGEGQAMAAAKARTPLLGPSGPACAMEMSYRIHHSPQGFLAVSITDHTTGTTHLAWHTRGHAGTAEGRVRVLLGERTRPFQVELLGLVDLQDSESAAIDNVTFVQCHPDAVPSEAAELSCNFERGTCGWYQDQSSDFKWVHGTGQGQGSDHTTGSGYFLAADPSAPWSRGQRAQLVTYRQQPAAAPRCLSFWYRLAGPQIGTLNLKLRLDGAEETVLWTRRGTQGSVWHRGQATLPATGQRQYRVAFEALRDGFLGDVALDDLALTAGPCGAELSCSFEADACGLAASEARSWLRQSNGTGTAAGPAADHTTGTATGHYMVVSTGRGSLPAGRVAALTSRPYQPSAPTQCLAFWYQLSAGTPGSLDVFVEQSGVKRKVMSVSTMEGDAWHRGHVTVQPDGDWQATFEAVGAGGNHGYIALDDLHVSDGACPEPASCDFERDLCGWSSPSDPRLHGFAWGWKSGVPLVKYPGPEQDHTLGTRDGHYVHFDTSVLGSGGTTARLESQHLPAAADSCLRFWYHMDIPEHLSCGELRVRLHSAAGQRTVWSVAGHRSRGWRGGVVPVQSHSEFQIIFEITTQRWPMEGTVALDDIVYSSGRGCHSSPEVPGEEKSSSSFVTQVVLSLLLAIIVLALVAVGGWYWLKRRGPASGTPAESNAPQGFDNITFRDDKVIISPEPKEGNEV, from the exons ATGGCCCCCACGCCCCGGCAGAGGTGCCAGCTTCTCCTCTCGGACTGGCAGCATGGCTGGCTCAGCAGGAAGAAGTGGCCTTTTTCCTCGCCGAGCTGGTTTGTGCCACCAGACCATGCAAGCTGGCCCCATCCCGGGCAGAGCAGCACCCGGCATCTCAGCCCGGTTGGAAAAgaggggctggagaagagggGTTCGGTGGGGAAAAGCAGTCGAAGGTCTCCTGGGGACGCACAGCTGCCAGCTCGCGTGATGCTGGCAGCGGTGCCGGGCGGCAGGACCACGGGTGACCCGTCCCAGCCCGGCAAACCGCCTCGCCATAAACCCACTGTTGGGGCTGGGAGGCCGATAACGGCGGGGCTGAAGTCCAACACGGGGCAGATTCCAGCCCTGGGCTCGCTGTGTGACCTCCCCACCGGCCCTGTGCCTCTCTGGGCTCCGTTTTACCCTCGCCGTGGCCCGGAGGCCCAGATGGCCGGGCAAGCGGTGTtcgccctcctgctgctgctgctgg CCGGGACCATCCTCCCCAGTTGGTCCACGGTCGTCAACAGCTGCAGCAGCGCGGCCGAGCGGCTCTGCGACTTCGTCTGCGACTGCAGCGACTGCTCCGATGAGAACCAGTGCG GGTACCTGCGGGGCTCAGCAGTGCTGGGCACCCCTTTCACCTGCGATTTCGAGGAAGGCGGTTGCGGCTGGCAGGACGTGAGCACCTCGACTTACAGATGGGTGCGGGGcagggccagcctggctgcatggGACGTGGGGCCCCACTCAGACCACACCGTGGGCACCGACCTGG GGTGGTTCATGGTGACGGTGTCCCCTCCGGCAAAGACCGCGGCCACAGCCTGGCTCAGGTCACCGGTGATGCGAGAAGCGGCCGCCACGTGTGAGATCAGGGCCTGGTACCACCTCTCGGGAAGCG GGCTCAACCAGACGGAGCAGCCGGTGCTGCGCCTGGCCATGGCGTACAGGGATGAGGTGGTGGGACTGTGGCAGAGCCCCGGGCGCGGAGGCGAGGGCTGGCACCAGCTGGTCGCCTACCCGGGCCGGATCGCGGGGCAGTTCCAG CTCATCTTCTCCCTGACACAACCGCCGGGATGCGGGGCACAGCTGGCTCTCGACGACGTCATCTTCAGGAACTGCGGCTTGGAGG agccagggcagcaggtCTGCGGGGCGGAGGAGAAACGCTGCAACCGGGggtcctgcctggcacagcaccgCTTCTGCGACAACACTGACGACTGCGGAGACGGCTCGGATGAGGAGCCCATGCAGTGCC agaACTTTTCCCACTGCTCCTTTGAGGACGGTCTTTGCAGCTGGAAGGCAGAGGACGGGCAGACAAAGTGGGAGAGGAACACGAGCCTGAGCCTGGGGACTGGGTACAGCGTCCCCCCCCGGGAccacagcaggaacagcagggCAG GTTTTTTCCTCCACGTGAGCGACACCTCGGCCGCGGGGGCCAGCGGCACAGCGCAGCTCAGCAGTCCCATTTTCCAGGCCACCAACTCCTGCTCC ctcgtGCTGTACTGCTACCTCCACGGCTCAGCCACCAGCAGCCTCAGCATCTCCTATGTGACCAACTCCACCACCAAGCACCTGGTGAGGGAGAGGATGGGAgacctgggcagctcctgggTCCGGGAGAGAGTGGACTTCAAAGTGACCGAGAGCTTCAAG GTGCTGATTGAGGGGGTGGCCAGCAGCGCGGGGACTGTGGCCATCGATGACCTGATCCTCTCTCCGGGCTGCAAGCCGATGCAGG CCCAGGGTGGTTCACCATCAGACAACACCTCGACCACGCTGCCGAGCCAGACGCGTGCCGCCCCCTGCACGGCCGAGGAGGTGGCCTGTGACAGCGGGGACTGCATCAGCGCGGAGCTGGCCTGCGACTTCGCTGAGACGTGTGCCGACGGCTCCGACGAGAAGCGCTGTG GAGCCACCACCTtcgaggcgggggccgggggctggcacGACGTCAGCGTGGGGCGGCTGCGCTGGGGCGTGCAGGAGGCCACTGAGGCTGCCAACACCGTCCTCACAG GCGCTTTCCTGGCCCTCCAGGCAGGAGAAGGACAAGCGATGGCTGCTGCCAAGGCACGCACGCCTCTGCTGGGCCCCTCTGGCCCTGCCTGCGCCATGGAGATGAGCTACCGCatccaccacagcccccaag GCTTCCTCGCCGTCAGCATCACGGATCACACCACCGGCACCACCCACCTGGCCTGGCACACGAGGGGACATGCTGGCACAGCTGAGGGACGTGTTCGTGTCCTGCTGGGGGAGAGGACACGGCCTTTCCAG GtcgagctgctggggctggtggatCTGCAGGACTCGGAGAGCGCCGCCATCGACAATGTGACATTCGTGCAGTGCCACCCCGACGCGGTGCCATCAGAGGCCGCGG AGCTGTCCTGCAACTTCGAGAGGGGCACGTGCGGCTGGTACCAGGATCAGTCCAGCGACTTCAAATGGGTCCATGGcacggggcaggggcagggctctgACCACACCACTGGCTCGG GCTACTTCTTGGCTGCGGACCCCTCTGCGCCGTGGAGCCGCGGGCAGCGGGCGCAGCTCGTCACCTACCGCCAgcagcccgccgccgccccgcgctgccTCTCCTTCTGGTACCGCCTGGCCGGCCCGCAGATCG GCACCCTGAACCTCAAGCTGCGGCTGGACGGAGCGGAGGAGACGGTGCTGTGGACCCGGCGGGGGACCCAGGGCAGCGTCTGGCACCGGGGACAGGCCACGCTGCCTGCCACGGGCCAGCGGCAGTACAGG GTGGCCTTCGAGGCCCTGCGGGACGGGTTCCTGGGGGATGTGGCGCTGGATGACCTGGCGCTGACGGCGGGGCCCTGTGGGGCCGAGCTCTCCTGCTCCTTCGAGGCGGATGCCTGCGGGCTGGCAGCCAGCGAGGCGCGTTCCTGGCTGCGGCAGAGCAACGGCACTGgcaccgccgccggccccgcggccgaCCACACCACCGGCACCGCCACAG GCCATTACATGGTGGTGAGCACAGGCAGGGGCTCCCTGCCTGCGGGGCGCGTGGCCGCCCTCACCTCCCGGCCCTACCAGCCCTCTGCACCCACCCAGTGCCTGGCCTTCTGGTACCAGCTGAGTGCCGGGACCCCAG GATCTCTCGACGTCTTCGTGGAGCAGAGCGGGGTGAAGAGGAAGGTGATGAGCGTGAGCACCATGGAGGGGGATGCCTGGCACCGCGGCCACGTCACCGTCCAGCCGGATGGGGACTGGCAG GCCACGTTCGAGGCAGTGGGAGCTGGGGGCAACCACGGGTACATCGCGCTGGATGACCTGCACGTGTCAGACGGAGCCTGCCCCGAGCCAG CGTCCTGTGACTTCGAGCGGGACCTGTgcggctggagcagcccctcggACCCCCGCCTGCACGGCTTCGCCTGGGGCTGGAAGAGCGGGGTGCCCCTTGTCAAGTACCCCGGCCCCGAGCAGGATCACACCCTGGGCACAAGGGATG GTCACTACGTGCACTTTGACACCAgtgtgctgggctctgggggCACCACTGCCCGGCTGGAGAGCCAgcacctgcctgctgctgccgaCTCCTGCCTGCGGTTCTGGTACCACATGGACATCCCGGAGCACCTCT CCTGCGGGGAGCTGCGGGTGAGGCTGCACAGTGCGGCGGGGCAGCGCACGGTGTGGAGCGTGGCGGGGCaccggagccggggctggcggggcggcgtggtgcctgtgcagagccacaGCGAGTTCCAG ATCATCTTTGAGATCACAACGCAGAGGTGGCCGATGGAGGGGACGGTGGCACTGGACGACATTGTGTACAGCTCGGGGAGGGGCTGCCATTCCAGCCCCGAGGTGCCAGGGGAAG AGAAATCCTCCAGCAGCTTTGTGACACAGGTGGTGCTCAGTCTCCTCCTGGCCATCATCGTCCTGGCGCTGGTGGCTGTCGGAGGCTGGTACTGGCTGAAGCGGCGAGGGCCAGCAAGCGGGACGCCAGCAGAGAGCAACGCTCCCCAGGGCTTCGACAACATCACTTTTCGAGAT GACAAGGTCATTATATCTCCAGAGCCAAAAGAGGGGAATGAGGTTTGA